From a single Maylandia zebra isolate NMK-2024a linkage group LG3, Mzebra_GT3a, whole genome shotgun sequence genomic region:
- the LOC101469818 gene encoding uncharacterized protein LOC101469818 isoform X2, protein MSRNTEDRLADMSKAEELREFVTEKLAAASREILAAVDRLVAGYEEEASGFRQEIDRQKRQLELLPHEATLNKAGSKCSRSFSPVEEEEGEKEESHENLQTADITGPSRSSPHQCETERRNLARAQNHIDLKISILEHSQTSLLLKNVLKKCPVLKLKCPRGQKEADFLNLLRSTCPQLAGDNKPFDILTLDKKRKLQPLKLETLTPEEIHRSIMGWGRSTVYIRLKTQEVHQPREEDLHRLQTENMNSVVLTNDETRQQTSLAQEVDGSKSEIASGREENEIEMGEADSEEPAADLIVSSAAEGKETFRNCNKRKEEKVERNDKSKNELKRCDSKMQSRVSKKQKIRHPGVTRTKTEKSVANLSCLVCGALHMSEVMLVKHAWSHGNDPGSVCGACGERSESVEVLKDHLQSRHKTDDCHICGESFLSALSLDEHVACHSGEKPYKCDVCHNEFALKASLEDHRKLHEEGKRHKCHTCHKVFELKEQLKAHHRTHTNRKTHLCGVCGKSLCDYRSLSRHKMTHSGERPHSCKICGRRFKLPGTLRQHEKIHTNRERSYLCDICCKMFLTSAQLEIHMRIHTNEKPYHCSECGKGFSTKGPLTVHKRVHSGETPYHCPDCGWSFKRKTNLDNHLVLHSGIKPFVCGICGKACARKEYLTVHMRTHNGERPYKCTLCDKAFTQSHCLKTHMKSHQAPGSAT, encoded by the exons AtgagcagaaacacagaggaCCGTTTGGCTGACATGTCTAAAGCCGAGGAACTGCGGGAGTTTGTTACAGAGAAGCTCGCCGCCGCCTCCCGGGAGATCTTAGCGGCTGTGGACAGACTGGTGGCCGGGTACGAGGAGGAGGCTTCGGGCTTCAGACAGGAGATCGACCGGCAGAAGAGACAGCTGGAGCTTCTACCGCATGAAGCCACGCTAAACAAAGCGG GATCAAAGTGCAGCAGGAGCTTCAGTCCtgttgaggaagaggagggtgaGAAAGAAGAGTCTCATGAGAATCTGCAGACTGCGGACATAACCGGTCCATCAAG GTCTTCACCACACCAGTGtgagacagaaagaagaaatcTTGCCAGAGCTCAGAACCACATAGACCTCAAGatcagcatcctggagcactctCAGACCAGCCTGCTCTTGAAAAATG TCCTGAAGAAATGTCCAGTCCTGAAGCTGAAGTGTCCGCGGGGACAGAAAGAGGCGGACTTCCTGAACCTGCTGAGATCCACCTGCCCGCAGCTGGCCGGAGACAACAAACCTTTTGACATCTTAACGTTGGACAAGAAGCGTAAATTACAACCTCTGAAACTAGAGACGCTGACGCCAGAGGAGATCCACAGAAGCATCATGGGATGGGGGCGGTCTACGGTCTACATTCGACTGAAG actcAAGAGGTGCATCAGCCCAGAGAAGAAGACCTTCATCGTCTTCAAACTGAAAACATGAACTCTGTTGTCTTAACTAATGATGAGACTAGACAACAGACGAG CCTTGCCCAAGAGGTTGATGGCAGCAAATCAGAGATTGCGTCTGGCAGAGAAGAAAATGAGATAGAAATGGGAGAAGCTGATAGTGAAGAACCTGCTGCAGATCTTATAGTCAGCTCTGCAGCTGAGGGGAAAGAAACTTTCAGGAACTGcaacaaaaggaaagaagaaaaagtagaaAGGAATGATAAGTCCAAAAATGAACTGAAGAGATGTGATTCCAAAATGCAGTCCAGGGTGtcaaaaaagcaaaagatcAGACATCCTGGCGTCACTCGGACTAAGACTGAGAAAAGTGTTGCTAATCTTTCCTGCTTGGTCTGTGGAGCTCTGCACATGTCAGAAGTTATGCTTGTTAAACATGCCTGGAGTCACGGAAACGATCCAGGAAGTGTTTGCGGAGCATGCGGAGAGCGCTCAGAGTCTGTGGAGGTCTTAAAGGATCATCTTCAAAGTCGACACAAAACTGATGACTGTCACATCTGTGGAGAGTCTTTCCTTAGTGCTCTCAGCCTCGACGAGCACGTAGCCTGCCACTCGGGGGAGAAACCATACAAATGTGATGTTTGCCATAATGAATTTGCACTAAAGGCTTCCCTGGAGGATCATCGAAAACTTCACGAGGAGGGGAAGCGCCACAAATGTCACACCTGTCATAAAGTGTTTGAACTCAAAGAGCAGTTAAAGGCTCATCACAGGACTCACACCAACAGGAAGACACACCTCTGCGGTGTGTGCGGTAAATCCCTCTGCGACTACAGATCGTTATCCCGCCACAAAATGACCCATTCTGGGGAAAGACCCCACAGCTGTAAGATTTGCGGGAGGCGTTTTAAACTTCCTGGGACTCTGAGGCAACACGAGAAGattcacacaaacagagagaggTCATACCTCTGTGACATTTGCTGCAAAATGTTCCTGACTAGTGCGCAGCTGGAGATCCACATGAGGATTCACACCAACGAAAAGCCGTATCACTGCAGCGAGTGTGGCAAGGGATTCAGCACCAAGGGCCCGTTGACCGTTCACAAGCGGGTCCACAGCGGGGAGACGCCCTACCACTGCCCAGACTGCGGCTGGTCCTTCAAACGCAAGACCAACCTAGACAACCACTTAGTGCTTCACTCGGGCATCAAGCCATTTGTGTGCGGTATTTGTGGGAAAGCTTGCGCACGAAAAGAATACTTGACTGTTCACATGAGGACCCACAATGGAGAGAGACCATACAAGTGTACCCTCTGTGACAAAGCTTTTACTCAGAGCCATTGTctaaaaacacacatgaagagccACCAGGCACCAGGATCTGCAACGTAA
- the LOC101469818 gene encoding uncharacterized protein LOC101469818 isoform X1: MSRNTEDRLADMSKAEELREFVTEKLAAASREILAAVDRLVAGYEEEASGFRQEIDRQKRQLELLPHEATLNKAGSKCSRSFSPVEEEEGEKEESHENLQTADITGPSRSSPHQCETERRNLARAQNHIDLKISILEHSQTSLLLKNVLKKCPVLKLKCPRGQKEADFLNLLRSTCPQLAGDNKPFDILTLDKKRKLQPLKLETLTPEEIHRSIMGWGRSTVYIRLKTQEVHQPREEDLHRLQTENMNSVVLTNDETRQQTSSLAQEVDGSKSEIASGREENEIEMGEADSEEPAADLIVSSAAEGKETFRNCNKRKEEKVERNDKSKNELKRCDSKMQSRVSKKQKIRHPGVTRTKTEKSVANLSCLVCGALHMSEVMLVKHAWSHGNDPGSVCGACGERSESVEVLKDHLQSRHKTDDCHICGESFLSALSLDEHVACHSGEKPYKCDVCHNEFALKASLEDHRKLHEEGKRHKCHTCHKVFELKEQLKAHHRTHTNRKTHLCGVCGKSLCDYRSLSRHKMTHSGERPHSCKICGRRFKLPGTLRQHEKIHTNRERSYLCDICCKMFLTSAQLEIHMRIHTNEKPYHCSECGKGFSTKGPLTVHKRVHSGETPYHCPDCGWSFKRKTNLDNHLVLHSGIKPFVCGICGKACARKEYLTVHMRTHNGERPYKCTLCDKAFTQSHCLKTHMKSHQAPGSAT; the protein is encoded by the exons AtgagcagaaacacagaggaCCGTTTGGCTGACATGTCTAAAGCCGAGGAACTGCGGGAGTTTGTTACAGAGAAGCTCGCCGCCGCCTCCCGGGAGATCTTAGCGGCTGTGGACAGACTGGTGGCCGGGTACGAGGAGGAGGCTTCGGGCTTCAGACAGGAGATCGACCGGCAGAAGAGACAGCTGGAGCTTCTACCGCATGAAGCCACGCTAAACAAAGCGG GATCAAAGTGCAGCAGGAGCTTCAGTCCtgttgaggaagaggagggtgaGAAAGAAGAGTCTCATGAGAATCTGCAGACTGCGGACATAACCGGTCCATCAAG GTCTTCACCACACCAGTGtgagacagaaagaagaaatcTTGCCAGAGCTCAGAACCACATAGACCTCAAGatcagcatcctggagcactctCAGACCAGCCTGCTCTTGAAAAATG TCCTGAAGAAATGTCCAGTCCTGAAGCTGAAGTGTCCGCGGGGACAGAAAGAGGCGGACTTCCTGAACCTGCTGAGATCCACCTGCCCGCAGCTGGCCGGAGACAACAAACCTTTTGACATCTTAACGTTGGACAAGAAGCGTAAATTACAACCTCTGAAACTAGAGACGCTGACGCCAGAGGAGATCCACAGAAGCATCATGGGATGGGGGCGGTCTACGGTCTACATTCGACTGAAG actcAAGAGGTGCATCAGCCCAGAGAAGAAGACCTTCATCGTCTTCAAACTGAAAACATGAACTCTGTTGTCTTAACTAATGATGAGACTAGACAACAGACGAG CAGCCTTGCCCAAGAGGTTGATGGCAGCAAATCAGAGATTGCGTCTGGCAGAGAAGAAAATGAGATAGAAATGGGAGAAGCTGATAGTGAAGAACCTGCTGCAGATCTTATAGTCAGCTCTGCAGCTGAGGGGAAAGAAACTTTCAGGAACTGcaacaaaaggaaagaagaaaaagtagaaAGGAATGATAAGTCCAAAAATGAACTGAAGAGATGTGATTCCAAAATGCAGTCCAGGGTGtcaaaaaagcaaaagatcAGACATCCTGGCGTCACTCGGACTAAGACTGAGAAAAGTGTTGCTAATCTTTCCTGCTTGGTCTGTGGAGCTCTGCACATGTCAGAAGTTATGCTTGTTAAACATGCCTGGAGTCACGGAAACGATCCAGGAAGTGTTTGCGGAGCATGCGGAGAGCGCTCAGAGTCTGTGGAGGTCTTAAAGGATCATCTTCAAAGTCGACACAAAACTGATGACTGTCACATCTGTGGAGAGTCTTTCCTTAGTGCTCTCAGCCTCGACGAGCACGTAGCCTGCCACTCGGGGGAGAAACCATACAAATGTGATGTTTGCCATAATGAATTTGCACTAAAGGCTTCCCTGGAGGATCATCGAAAACTTCACGAGGAGGGGAAGCGCCACAAATGTCACACCTGTCATAAAGTGTTTGAACTCAAAGAGCAGTTAAAGGCTCATCACAGGACTCACACCAACAGGAAGACACACCTCTGCGGTGTGTGCGGTAAATCCCTCTGCGACTACAGATCGTTATCCCGCCACAAAATGACCCATTCTGGGGAAAGACCCCACAGCTGTAAGATTTGCGGGAGGCGTTTTAAACTTCCTGGGACTCTGAGGCAACACGAGAAGattcacacaaacagagagaggTCATACCTCTGTGACATTTGCTGCAAAATGTTCCTGACTAGTGCGCAGCTGGAGATCCACATGAGGATTCACACCAACGAAAAGCCGTATCACTGCAGCGAGTGTGGCAAGGGATTCAGCACCAAGGGCCCGTTGACCGTTCACAAGCGGGTCCACAGCGGGGAGACGCCCTACCACTGCCCAGACTGCGGCTGGTCCTTCAAACGCAAGACCAACCTAGACAACCACTTAGTGCTTCACTCGGGCATCAAGCCATTTGTGTGCGGTATTTGTGGGAAAGCTTGCGCACGAAAAGAATACTTGACTGTTCACATGAGGACCCACAATGGAGAGAGACCATACAAGTGTACCCTCTGTGACAAAGCTTTTACTCAGAGCCATTGTctaaaaacacacatgaagagccACCAGGCACCAGGATCTGCAACGTAA